In Clostridia bacterium, a genomic segment contains:
- the rpoZ gene encoding DNA-directed RNA polymerase subunit omega: MLHPAIGELTKDGDNAYSIVIAAAKRAREIASEAKDKEEVLEESPMMIAVRDFADGKTKIKH; this comes from the coding sequence ATGCTTCATCCGGCAATCGGCGAACTGACGAAGGACGGCGACAACGCGTACTCCATCGTTATCGCGGCGGCTAAGCGCGCCCGCGAGATCGCCAGCGAGGCGAAGGACAAGGAAGAAGTCCTCGAAGAAAGCCCCATGATGATCGCCGTCAGAGATTTTGCGGACGGCAAGACCAAGATCAAGCACTGA
- a CDS encoding aspartate--ammonia ligase: MSKIHIPAGYSSALSLYETQTAIGLIKRVFQDNLCSALNLKRVSAPLFVDPATGLNDDLNGVERPVLFDIPETGGNAAVVHSLAKWKRLALYEYGFPAGEGLCTDMNAIRRDETLDNLHSVYTDQWDWEKVITREDRNTEYLKKTVTAEVGAICDTLDFIKSKYPSITVSLDREVAFVTTQELEDAYPDMTSKQRENAFLRQHHTAFIMQIGDALASGKKHDGRAPDYDDWKLNGDIMFYDELLDCALEISSMGIRVDAASMDEQLKKANADERRRFPFHKMVLNGTLPLTIGGGIGQSRLCMLLLEKAHIGEVQVSVWDEDTVAACRRHGVKLL; this comes from the coding sequence ATGAGCAAGATACACATACCGGCGGGATATTCCTCCGCCCTCTCCCTCTACGAAACGCAGACCGCGATCGGTCTCATCAAGAGGGTGTTTCAGGATAATCTCTGCTCCGCGCTGAATCTGAAGCGCGTTTCCGCGCCGCTTTTCGTCGATCCCGCGACAGGACTGAACGACGACCTCAACGGCGTCGAGCGCCCCGTGCTTTTTGATATTCCCGAGACCGGCGGAAACGCCGCCGTCGTCCATTCGCTCGCCAAATGGAAGCGCCTGGCGCTTTACGAATACGGCTTCCCCGCGGGCGAAGGGCTCTGCACCGACATGAACGCCATCCGCCGCGACGAAACGCTGGATAACCTCCACTCCGTCTACACCGACCAGTGGGACTGGGAAAAGGTCATCACGCGCGAAGACAGGAATACCGAATACCTGAAAAAGACGGTCACCGCCGAGGTAGGCGCGATCTGCGACACCCTTGATTTCATCAAGTCGAAATATCCGAGCATCACCGTTTCGCTCGACCGCGAGGTCGCGTTCGTCACCACGCAGGAGCTTGAGGACGCGTATCCCGACATGACCTCAAAGCAGCGCGAAAACGCCTTCCTGCGACAGCATCACACGGCGTTCATCATGCAGATAGGCGACGCGCTCGCTTCCGGAAAGAAGCACGACGGGCGCGCTCCCGACTATGACGACTGGAAGCTGAACGGCGACATCATGTTTTACGACGAGCTGCTCGACTGCGCCCTCGAGATATCCTCGATGGGCATCCGCGTAGACGCCGCCTCGATGGACGAGCAACTGAAAAAGGCGAACGCCGACGAGCGCCGCCGCTTCCCCTTCCACAAAATGGTGCTGAACGGCACTCTGCCGCTGACGATAGGCGGCGGTATCGGACAGTCGCGGCTCTGCATGCTGCTGCTTGAAAAGGCGCACATCGGCGAGGTACAGGTCTCAGTATGGGACGAGGACACCGTCGCCGCCTGCCGCAGGCACGGCGTAAAGCTGCTCTGA
- the gmk gene encoding guanylate kinase, translating to MRNKRKGLLIVFSGPSGCGKTTILGEYMKGRDDCVFSVSATTRAPRPGEQEGVDYFYVTRKKFERMIKKGQLLEHTIYNENYYGTPLKPVLSAMKKGKDVVFDIEVDGASQVKKQYPDSVTIFLKPPSIEELRRRLEGRGTETPEAIEKRLARAEIEMGYADRYDHIIVNDTIEQAASELRGIIESAHEKQQ from the coding sequence ATGAGGAATAAAAGAAAAGGATTACTGATAGTCTTTTCCGGCCCCTCGGGCTGCGGAAAGACGACTATACTCGGCGAGTATATGAAGGGCCGCGACGACTGCGTGTTCTCGGTTTCCGCGACGACCCGCGCTCCGCGTCCCGGCGAGCAGGAGGGCGTGGACTACTTTTACGTCACGCGCAAAAAGTTCGAGCGTATGATCAAAAAGGGTCAGCTGCTCGAGCATACGATCTATAACGAGAACTATTACGGAACGCCGCTGAAGCCCGTGCTTTCCGCAATGAAGAAGGGCAAGGACGTCGTTTTCGATATCGAAGTCGACGGCGCTTCGCAGGTCAAAAAGCAGTATCCGGACTCTGTCACGATATTCCTCAAGCCGCCGAGCATCGAGGAGCTCCGCCGCCGCCTTGAAGGCAGAGGCACCGAGACGCCGGAAGCTATCGAGAAACGCCTCGCCCGCGCCGAGATCGAGATGGGTTACGCCGACAGATACGATCATATCATCGTCAATGACACCATCGAGCAGGCGGCGTCCGAACTGCGCGGGATCATCGAGTCCGCGCACGAAAAACAGCAGTAA
- a CDS encoding formate/nitrite transporter family protein yields the protein MLKQAKTFVQAIAAGLMISIGGTVYMICPNKLLGAFMFALGLFMVCVWKFNLFTGKIGYVVEDKSTWKTLAQIWIGNLCGALLAGYAIRATRMFEKMSEAVTASVEAKLGDAWYSTFLLAIFCGMLMFLAVDTFKTVESGFMKTVAVILPIAVFIVAGFNHCIADMYYISAANAWSLDAAVYVLIVTAGNAVGSVIIAFFKKFR from the coding sequence ATGCTGAAACAAGCGAAAACATTCGTTCAGGCGATCGCGGCGGGGCTTATGATAAGCATCGGCGGCACCGTGTATATGATTTGCCCGAATAAGCTTCTCGGCGCGTTCATGTTCGCGCTCGGACTGTTTATGGTCTGCGTCTGGAAATTCAACCTTTTCACCGGCAAGATCGGCTACGTCGTGGAGGATAAGTCCACGTGGAAAACACTGGCGCAGATATGGATAGGCAACCTCTGCGGCGCGCTTCTCGCGGGTTACGCCATCCGAGCGACGCGTATGTTCGAAAAGATGAGCGAAGCGGTGACCGCCTCCGTCGAAGCGAAGCTCGGCGACGCGTGGTACAGCACCTTCCTGCTGGCGATATTCTGCGGAATGCTGATGTTCCTCGCGGTCGACACCTTCAAAACGGTCGAGAGCGGATTTATGAAGACCGTCGCGGTCATTCTGCCTATCGCCGTCTTCATCGTCGCGGGCTTCAACCACTGCATCGCGGATATGTATTACATTTCCGCGGCGAACGCGTGGTCACTCGACGCCGCCGTATACGTGCTCATCGTGACCGCCGGCAACGCCGTCGGCTCGGTCATAATCGCGTTTTTCAAGAAGTTCCGGTAA
- a CDS encoding DUF370 domain-containing protein produces the protein MKLISVGYGNMLAADRVVAVLGGVSAPTRRLVAEAREKGLLIDATCGRRTKSVIVTDSEHCVLSAVAPETIAARIKTEEEENEE, from the coding sequence ATGAAGCTCATCAGCGTCGGATACGGCAATATGCTTGCCGCCGACCGCGTGGTCGCGGTGCTCGGCGGCGTCTCGGCGCCGACGCGGCGGCTCGTCGCGGAAGCGCGTGAAAAGGGACTGCTTATCGACGCCACCTGCGGCAGACGCACAAAGTCCGTCATCGTTACCGATTCCGAGCACTGCGTGCTTTCGGCGGTCGCGCCGGAAACTATCGCGGCAAGAATAAAGACGGAGGAAGAAGAGAATGAGGAATAA
- the spoIVB gene encoding SpoIVB peptidase, which yields MIKKTLVILLVALFILGGLAGAWFYARSRVADEYYVKDRQEFTLAGASVTVRANGGAAQTSAGDGSFKGTARLFGFIPLKTVKLRTVAENSVVIGGEAFGLKMYTNGLIVVGFSDINTERGTENPARDAGIEKGDLLKSVNGVRLTKNSDVTSLINASGGAEATLVLERGDVKKTVTLTPALSADDGKYKLGIWVRDSAAGIGTISFYEPETGLFVGLGHGIYDSDTEALMPAAQGEIVKTTISGVKKGEKGSPGELYGFFDQETVIGELHGNSELGVYGKLTAAVEGDRMPIALKQEIEIGDAKLITPAIDGGKAEYDVRITSIVNDDKGSGRNMIIKITDEKLLELTGGIVQGMSGSPIIQNGKIIGAVTHVLVNDPTSGYAVFAERMYDLIG from the coding sequence TTGATAAAGAAAACGCTCGTAATACTTCTCGTCGCGCTCTTTATTTTAGGAGGGCTTGCGGGAGCATGGTTTTATGCGCGCAGCAGGGTCGCAGACGAGTATTACGTCAAGGACAGACAGGAGTTCACCCTCGCGGGCGCGTCCGTTACGGTGCGGGCGAACGGCGGCGCGGCGCAGACCTCCGCGGGCGACGGCAGCTTCAAGGGTACCGCGCGGCTCTTCGGCTTCATTCCGCTTAAAACGGTAAAGCTGAGAACGGTCGCGGAGAACTCCGTCGTTATCGGCGGCGAGGCCTTCGGGCTGAAGATGTATACCAACGGGCTCATCGTCGTCGGCTTCAGCGACATAAACACGGAGCGGGGGACCGAAAACCCCGCCCGCGACGCCGGAATTGAAAAGGGCGACCTGCTCAAAAGCGTCAACGGCGTGCGCCTGACGAAAAACAGCGATGTCACGTCGCTGATAAACGCCTCCGGCGGCGCGGAAGCGACGCTCGTCCTTGAGCGCGGCGACGTGAAGAAGACCGTAACGCTGACTCCCGCGCTTTCCGCCGACGACGGCAAATACAAGCTCGGTATCTGGGTGCGCGACAGCGCGGCAGGAATAGGCACGATAAGCTTTTACGAGCCCGAAACCGGCCTTTTCGTCGGTCTCGGACACGGCATCTACGATTCCGATACCGAGGCGCTTATGCCCGCCGCGCAGGGCGAGATCGTCAAAACGACGATAAGCGGTGTCAAGAAGGGCGAGAAGGGCTCGCCCGGCGAGCTTTACGGCTTCTTCGACCAGGAGACCGTCATCGGCGAGCTTCACGGCAACAGCGAGCTCGGAGTTTACGGCAAGCTGACCGCGGCGGTCGAAGGGGATAGAATGCCTATCGCGCTGAAGCAAGAGATCGAGATCGGCGACGCGAAGCTGATTACCCCCGCGATAGACGGCGGCAAGGCGGAATACGACGTGCGCATAACGAGCATCGTCAACGACGACAAGGGCAGTGGTAGGAATATGATAATAAAGATAACCGACGAAAAGCTGCTTGAACTTACCGGCGGCATCGTGCAGGGGATGAGCGGCAGCCCGATAATCCAGAACGGCAAGATCATCGGTGCGGTAACTCACGTTTTAGTCAACGATCCCACCAGCGGCTACGCCGTTTTTGCGGAGAGGATGTACGACCTGATAGGTTGA
- a CDS encoding YicC family protein, whose product MVLSMTGFGRAEASVNGREIVFEIRSVNHRYFEFNSRVPKLYGFLEDPLKKLVRERISRGKIEAYLTVRQSEGTLARVRLNDGLLESYLSALKEMIAKHGLRDDISATAVSRFPDVFIVDDAEEDADALSADVFAVVAQALDVYNEMRRTEGAKLAEDIIERLALISGFVDRIEARAPELNREYFERLSRRIKELLESVQPDEGRLLTEAAVFSDKTNVTEEIVRLRSHISQFGAAMKASGGEPVGKRLDFIVQEMNREINTIGSKCNDMEITGIVIDVKAEIEKIREQIQNIE is encoded by the coding sequence ATGGTATTGAGCATGACCGGCTTCGGCAGAGCCGAAGCGTCGGTAAACGGACGCGAGATCGTTTTTGAGATCCGCTCCGTCAACCACAGATACTTTGAATTCAACAGCAGGGTCCCGAAGCTTTACGGCTTCCTTGAAGATCCGCTGAAAAAGCTCGTGCGCGAGCGCATATCCCGCGGCAAGATAGAAGCGTATCTGACGGTGCGCCAGAGCGAAGGAACGCTCGCCCGCGTCCGCCTCAACGACGGACTGCTCGAGAGCTACCTTTCCGCGCTGAAGGAAATGATCGCGAAGCACGGCCTGCGCGACGACATTTCCGCCACGGCGGTCTCGCGCTTCCCGGACGTCTTCATCGTCGACGACGCCGAGGAGGACGCCGACGCGCTTTCCGCGGACGTGTTCGCGGTCGTGGCGCAGGCGCTGGACGTCTATAACGAAATGCGCCGCACCGAAGGCGCCAAGCTGGCGGAGGATATAATCGAACGCCTCGCGCTTATCTCCGGCTTTGTTGACAGAATAGAAGCGCGCGCACCGGAGCTCAACCGCGAATACTTCGAGCGCCTGTCCCGCCGCATAAAAGAACTGCTCGAGAGCGTCCAGCCGGACGAGGGCAGACTGCTGACCGAAGCGGCGGTCTTCTCCGACAAGACCAACGTCACGGAAGAGATCGTCCGCCTGCGCAGTCATATTTCGCAGTTCGGCGCCGCGATGAAAGCGTCCGGCGGCGAGCCGGTCGGCAAGCGGCTCGACTTCATCGTTCAGGAAATGAACAGAGAGATAAACACCATCGGCTCCAAGTGCAACGATATGGAGATAACGGGAATCGTTATCGACGTGAAGGCGGAGATCGAAAAGATCAGGGAGCAGATACAGAACATCGAGTGA
- a CDS encoding glucosaminidase domain-containing protein yields MRLTCSLDELIGYYLSIGAKYGVRGDIAYLQAIIETGWFRFNRPNGYHVYEGGEWVYKNGPRPEGYYVVPSDNNFCGLGVTGYISENNTLCRFDTAALGVEAQIQHLYAYACKSPLPSGTAKIDPRFNLVTRGCAPNWNDLGGGNWAADKEYAAKILASYKKASGE; encoded by the coding sequence ATGCGGCTGACCTGTTCGCTCGACGAGCTCATCGGATACTACCTCTCAATCGGCGCGAAATACGGCGTGCGCGGCGATATAGCGTATCTGCAGGCGATAATCGAGACCGGCTGGTTCAGATTCAACCGCCCGAACGGATACCACGTATACGAGGGCGGCGAATGGGTTTATAAAAACGGCCCGCGCCCGGAGGGGTATTACGTCGTTCCGTCGGATAACAACTTCTGCGGCCTCGGCGTAACCGGATACATAAGCGAAAACAACACGCTGTGCCGCTTCGATACCGCCGCGCTCGGCGTGGAAGCGCAGATACAGCACCTCTACGCCTACGCCTGCAAATCGCCGCTCCCGTCCGGAACGGCGAAGATCGATCCGCGCTTTAATCTCGTGACGCGCGGCTGCGCGCCGAACTGGAACGACCTCGGCGGAGGCAACTGGGCGGCGGATAAGGAATACGCCGCAAAAATACTCGCTTCTTACAAAAAAGCGTCGGGAGAATAA
- a CDS encoding stage II sporulation protein R, which yields MTKTRWAVILTVILLLISAFAADVSVFARDCEQLRGDVLRLHVIANSDSEADQAVKLEVRDLLLEETKSRVGDAADKGDAEIYFRENAAELTEKVNTFLAEKGFDYGAEISLSRSYFDTREYDGNTLPSGDYDALKVVLGEGEGKNWWCVMFPPLCVSAAKGNELPARDYKLMQSGNETGYKIKLKIVEWFRFLKNLFS from the coding sequence ATGACAAAAACCAGATGGGCCGTGATACTTACCGTTATACTGCTGCTTATATCCGCCTTCGCCGCCGACGTCTCCGTCTTCGCGCGGGACTGCGAACAGCTGCGCGGCGACGTGCTGCGCCTGCACGTTATCGCGAACTCCGACTCCGAAGCCGACCAGGCGGTCAAGCTGGAGGTGCGCGACCTGCTGCTCGAAGAAACGAAAAGCCGCGTCGGAGACGCGGCTGATAAGGGCGATGCGGAGATATATTTCAGAGAAAACGCGGCTGAATTGACCGAAAAGGTCAACACGTTCCTTGCGGAAAAGGGCTTCGACTACGGCGCGGAGATTTCACTCTCGCGCTCCTACTTCGACACGCGCGAATATGACGGCAACACGCTGCCGTCCGGCGATTACGACGCGCTGAAGGTCGTGCTCGGCGAGGGAGAAGGCAAAAACTGGTGGTGCGTTATGTTCCCGCCGCTTTGCGTTTCGGCGGCGAAAGGAAACGAGCTGCCCGCGCGCGATTACAAACTTATGCAGAGCGGGAACGAAACTGGTTACAAGATCAAGCTGAAAATCGTCGAGTGGTTCCGGTTTTTGAAAAACCTATTCAGCTGA
- the rlmH gene encoding 23S rRNA (pseudouridine(1915)-N(3))-methyltransferase RlmH, whose amino-acid sequence MIGVKLVCVGKLKESWLSAACAEYLKRLSRYCQPAVAELAEHTLPEKPNGAQIAAALEKEGEAILKACEGHYTVAMCVEGEQMSSEELSRALDRISSEGKGRIAFVVGSSHGLSEKVKRAADMRLSVSKMTFPHQLFRVMLLEQIYRAFSISAGAKYHK is encoded by the coding sequence TTGATCGGCGTCAAGCTCGTCTGCGTGGGCAAGCTGAAGGAAAGCTGGCTTTCCGCCGCCTGCGCCGAATACCTCAAGCGGCTCTCGCGATACTGTCAGCCGGCGGTCGCGGAGCTTGCGGAGCATACGCTTCCGGAGAAGCCGAACGGCGCGCAGATCGCCGCCGCGCTTGAAAAAGAAGGCGAAGCGATACTCAAAGCGTGCGAGGGGCATTATACCGTCGCGATGTGCGTCGAGGGAGAGCAGATGAGCTCGGAGGAGCTTTCGCGCGCGCTCGACCGTATTTCTTCCGAAGGGAAGGGAAGGATCGCCTTCGTTGTCGGCAGTTCGCACGGCCTTTCGGAAAAGGTCAAGCGCGCCGCTGATATGCGCCTTTCGGTGTCGAAAATGACCTTTCCGCATCAGCTTTTCCGCGTAATGCTGCTTGAGCAGATCTACCGCGCCTTCTCGATTTCCGCGGGAGCGAAATACCACAAATAA
- a CDS encoding glutamine synthetase III, with the protein MDNFTDIPELFGCKVFNDTTMRERLPKDVYDALHEAVAEGRELDKTVASAVASAMKDWAIENGATHFTHWFQPMTGVTAEKHDSFISPRNDGGVIMDFSGKELRRGEPDASCFPSGGLRATFEARGYTAWDPTSYAFLKDDSLCIPTAFCSYGGEMLDKKTPLLRTMELINTQALRVLRLFGSDAKRVTPNVGAEQEYFLIDKALADERKDLKFTGRTLFGAMPPKRQELEDHYFGAIRPRVMEFMRELNLELWKLGVYAKTEHNEAAPAQHELAPVYASANTSTDHNQLTMEIMKKIAEKHGMTCLLHEKPFAGVNGSGKHNNWSLSTDTGVNLFKPGSAPYENKQFLLFVAAVIKAVDMHQDLLRVTSASAGNDLRLGATEAPPAIVSIYIGGELTAIFDAIESGVPYEPGKAERMKTGVNVIPDFRKDTIDRNRTSPVAFTGNKFEFRMPGASFSISGPNIVINTIVADVLAGFADRLEGASDFDAEVDAVLRETYSAHKRILFNGNNYSEEWKEEAKKRGLLDLPTTADALPYLASRKNVELFTKHGIFTEKEIRSRCEILTDNYCSVNLIEAFTMLDMAKKDILPAALEFEAKLSEGLAARKAALNADVSADADAKLVGKINALAGELYDRTEALDSAAERVRGIADSGAKANACRDELIPAMNAVRKAADELEMLVAGDYWPFPTYGDLLYSV; encoded by the coding sequence ATGGATAATTTCACCGATATACCCGAGCTTTTCGGCTGCAAGGTATTCAACGATACGACTATGCGCGAACGTCTGCCGAAGGACGTTTACGACGCGCTGCACGAGGCCGTCGCCGAAGGGCGCGAGCTCGACAAGACCGTTGCCTCCGCTGTCGCCTCCGCGATGAAGGACTGGGCGATCGAGAACGGCGCGACGCATTTCACGCACTGGTTCCAGCCGATGACCGGCGTCACCGCCGAAAAGCACGACAGCTTCATCTCGCCGCGCAACGACGGCGGAGTCATCATGGACTTCTCCGGCAAGGAGCTGCGCCGCGGCGAGCCGGACGCCTCCTGCTTCCCATCCGGCGGACTCCGCGCCACCTTCGAGGCGAGGGGCTACACCGCGTGGGACCCGACTTCATACGCGTTTTTGAAGGACGATTCGCTCTGCATCCCGACCGCGTTCTGCTCTTACGGCGGCGAGATGCTGGATAAGAAAACTCCCCTGCTTCGCACGATGGAGCTTATCAACACGCAGGCGCTGCGCGTGCTCCGGCTTTTCGGCTCGGACGCGAAGCGCGTCACGCCCAACGTCGGCGCCGAGCAGGAATACTTCCTCATCGACAAGGCGCTCGCCGACGAACGCAAGGATCTGAAATTCACCGGCAGAACGCTTTTCGGCGCGATGCCTCCGAAGAGGCAGGAGCTTGAAGACCACTACTTCGGCGCGATACGCCCGAGAGTTATGGAGTTTATGCGCGAGCTGAACCTCGAGCTCTGGAAGCTCGGCGTTTACGCCAAGACCGAGCACAACGAGGCGGCTCCCGCGCAGCACGAGCTCGCGCCCGTCTACGCCTCCGCGAACACCTCCACCGACCACAATCAGCTGACGATGGAGATCATGAAAAAGATCGCCGAGAAGCACGGCATGACCTGCCTGCTCCACGAAAAGCCCTTCGCGGGCGTCAACGGCAGCGGCAAGCACAACAACTGGTCGCTCTCGACCGACACGGGCGTCAACCTTTTCAAGCCCGGCAGCGCGCCTTATGAAAACAAGCAGTTCCTGCTCTTCGTCGCCGCGGTCATCAAGGCGGTGGATATGCATCAGGATCTGCTGCGCGTCACCTCCGCCTCGGCGGGCAACGACCTGCGTCTCGGCGCTACCGAAGCGCCGCCCGCAATCGTTTCCATCTATATCGGCGGCGAGCTGACCGCGATCTTCGACGCGATAGAAAGCGGCGTACCCTACGAGCCCGGCAAAGCCGAGCGCATGAAGACCGGCGTCAACGTGATCCCCGATTTCCGCAAGGATACGATCGACCGCAACCGCACCTCCCCCGTCGCCTTCACCGGCAACAAGTTCGAGTTCCGTATGCCCGGCGCTTCCTTCTCCATCTCCGGCCCGAACATCGTCATCAACACGATAGTCGCCGACGTGCTCGCCGGCTTCGCCGACCGGCTCGAAGGCGCTTCCGATTTCGACGCCGAAGTCGACGCCGTACTCCGCGAGACCTATTCGGCGCACAAGCGCATACTTTTCAACGGCAACAACTACTCCGAGGAGTGGAAAGAGGAAGCGAAAAAGCGCGGGCTGCTCGACCTGCCGACTACCGCCGACGCGCTCCCTTATCTCGCTTCACGGAAGAACGTCGAGCTTTTCACGAAGCACGGCATTTTCACCGAAAAGGAGATACGCTCGCGCTGTGAGATACTGACGGATAACTATTGCAGCGTCAACCTCATCGAAGCGTTCACGATGCTCGATATGGCGAAAAAGGATATCCTCCCCGCCGCCCTCGAGTTCGAGGCGAAGCTCTCCGAGGGGCTCGCGGCGCGCAAAGCCGCGCTGAACGCCGACGTTTCCGCCGACGCGGACGCGAAGCTCGTCGGAAAGATCAACGCGCTCGCGGGAGAGCTTTACGACCGCACAGAAGCGCTCGACTCCGCCGCCGAACGCGTGCGCGGGATCGCCGATTCCGGCGCGAAGGCGAACGCCTGCCGCGACGAACTCATCCCCGCGATGAACGCCGTCCGCAAAGCCGCGGACGAGCTCGAAATGCTCGTCGCCGGCGACTACTGGCCGTTCCCGACATACGGCGACCTGCTTTACAGCGTGTAA
- a CDS encoding nicotinate phosphoribosyltransferase has product MNNERMPNISMLTDFYEMTMGNGYLKYFGEKVAYFDAFFRRIPDGGGFAVCAGLESVVDYISNLRFTGEDIDYLRRQKMFSEEFLEYLRDFKFVCDVWAIPEGTPVFPGEPLVTVRGPVAQAQLLETALLLLVNHQSLIATKANRIVRAADGRAVSEFGARRAHGTSSALFAARSAYIAGCANTSNVMAAQQFNIPCSGTMAHSWVQMFDTEYDAFAAYAETYPDACVLLIDTYNVLKSGLPNAIKVFDEVLAPMGKRPMGIRIDSGDIAYLTKKIRQRLDAAGYPDCKIVVSNSLDERIIRDTLVQGAQIDFFGVGERLVTSETEPVFGGVYKLCAVENDGEIIPKIKISENPAKITTPYFKKVYRLYERDTGKAIADVVTAYDEKIDDTQPYEIFDPDYTWKRMIVTNFKARLITERIFDGGKLVYKLPDIDSIKKYCAEQIDTLWGEVTRFENPHNYYVDLSQRIWDIKNAILKKEQYNI; this is encoded by the coding sequence ATGAATAACGAAAGAATGCCCAATATCTCCATGCTCACGGATTTTTACGAAATGACGATGGGGAACGGATACCTCAAATACTTCGGCGAAAAGGTCGCGTACTTTGACGCGTTTTTCCGCCGCATTCCCGACGGAGGCGGCTTCGCCGTCTGCGCCGGACTCGAATCCGTCGTCGATTACATTTCAAACCTGCGCTTTACCGGCGAGGATATAGACTACCTGCGCCGTCAGAAAATGTTCTCCGAGGAGTTCCTTGAATACCTCCGCGACTTCAAATTCGTTTGCGACGTGTGGGCGATACCGGAAGGCACGCCTGTTTTTCCGGGCGAGCCGCTCGTAACGGTGCGCGGCCCGGTCGCGCAGGCGCAGCTGCTTGAAACCGCGCTGCTTCTGCTTGTTAACCACCAGTCGCTCATCGCGACGAAGGCGAACCGCATCGTCCGCGCCGCCGACGGCAGAGCCGTAAGCGAATTCGGCGCGCGCCGCGCCCACGGCACGAGCAGCGCGCTCTTCGCCGCGCGCTCCGCCTACATCGCCGGCTGCGCGAACACCTCGAACGTAATGGCCGCCCAGCAGTTCAACATCCCGTGCTCCGGCACGATGGCGCATTCATGGGTGCAGATGTTCGACACCGAATACGACGCCTTCGCCGCCTACGCGGAGACCTATCCGGACGCCTGCGTCCTGCTTATAGACACCTACAACGTGTTGAAGAGCGGCCTTCCGAATGCGATAAAAGTGTTCGACGAGGTCCTCGCGCCGATGGGCAAGCGCCCGATGGGCATACGCATCGACTCCGGCGACATCGCGTACCTGACGAAAAAGATCCGCCAGCGTCTCGACGCGGCGGGATACCCCGACTGCAAGATCGTCGTCAGCAACTCCCTCGACGAACGCATCATCCGCGACACTCTCGTGCAGGGAGCGCAGATAGACTTCTTCGGCGTCGGCGAACGCCTCGTGACGAGCGAGACGGAGCCGGTTTTCGGCGGCGTCTACAAGCTCTGCGCGGTCGAGAACGACGGCGAGATAATCCCGAAGATAAAGATCAGCGAAAACCCCGCGAAGATCACCACGCCTTACTTCAAAAAGGTCTACCGCCTCTACGAGCGCGATACCGGCAAGGCGATAGCCGACGTCGTTACCGCTTACGACGAAAAGATCGACGACACGCAGCCCTACGAGATCTTCGACCCGGATTACACATGGAAGCGCATGATCGTAACGAACTTCAAAGCGCGTCTTATCACCGAGCGCATTTTCGACGGCGGCAAGCTCGTATACAAGCTGCCCGATATCGACAGCATCAAGAAGTACTGCGCCGAGCAGATCGATACCCTCTGGGGCGAGGTCACCCGCTTCGAGAATCCGCATAACTACTACGTCGACCTGTCGCAGCGCATCTGGGATATCAAGAACGCGATTCTGAAGAAGGAGCAGTATAACATTTGA